The proteins below come from a single Ruegeria sp. THAF33 genomic window:
- a CDS encoding aspartate carbamoyltransferase catalytic subunit, with protein MRFAHRHLLGIEHLSQSDITDILDLAETYVDMNRQSTKHSDVLSGLTQINMFFENSTRTQASFELAGKRLGADVMNMAMQASSIKKGETLIDTAMTLNAMHPDLLVVRHPHSGAVDLLAQKVNCAVLNAGDGKHEHPTQALLDALTIRRAKGRLHRLNIAICGDVAHSRVARSNLILLGKMENRIRLIGPPTLVPAQFAEFGAEIYDDMNEGLKDVDVVMMLRLQKERMDGGFIPSEREYYHRYGLDAAKLAQAKPDAIVMHPGPMNRGVEIDGTLADDINRSVIQEQVEMGVAVRMAAMDLLARNLREAA; from the coding sequence ATGCGTTTCGCCCATCGTCACCTTCTTGGCATCGAGCATCTGTCGCAATCCGATATCACCGACATTCTGGATCTGGCCGAGACCTATGTCGACATGAACCGCCAGTCGACCAAGCATTCGGACGTTCTGTCGGGGCTGACCCAGATCAACATGTTCTTCGAAAACTCGACCCGCACGCAGGCCAGTTTCGAACTGGCGGGCAAGCGTCTGGGTGCGGATGTGATGAACATGGCGATGCAGGCCAGCTCGATCAAAAAGGGCGAGACCCTGATCGACACCGCGATGACGCTGAACGCGATGCACCCGGATCTTCTGGTGGTGCGGCACCCGCATTCCGGCGCGGTCGATCTGCTGGCGCAAAAGGTCAATTGCGCCGTTCTGAACGCCGGTGACGGCAAACATGAACACCCCACGCAAGCCCTGCTGGACGCCCTGACCATCCGTCGCGCCAAGGGCCGCCTGCACCGGCTGAACATTGCCATTTGCGGCGATGTCGCCCATTCCCGCGTCGCCCGATCGAACCTGATCCTGCTGGGCAAGATGGAAAACCGCATCCGCCTGATTGGCCCGCCGACGCTGGTGCCCGCGCAATTCGCCGAGTTCGGGGCCGAGATCTATGACGACATGAATGAGGGCCTCAAGGACGTTGACGTCGTCATGATGCTGCGCCTTCAGAAAGAGCGGATGGATGGCGGGTTCATCCCCTCGGAACGCGAATATTACCACCGCTACGGGCTGGACGCCGCAAAGCTGGCGCAGGCCAAGCCGGACGCGATCGTGATGCATCCCGGCCCGATGAACCGCGGGGTCGAGATCGACGGCACATTGGCGGACGACATCAATCGATCCGTCATTCAGGAACAGGTGGAAATGGGCGTCGCCGTCCGCATGGCCGCGATGGATTTGCTGGCGCGCAACCTGCGCGAGGCCGCATGA